In Azospirillum thermophilum, the genomic stretch GGACCGCAACCTGCACATCGACAAGATCACGATCAACGGCCACGCCATCGCCCCGACCGATTCCATGGTGCGCTACGACAAGGGTGCGCTGGACGGCCGCGACGTCGCCGCCGGCCAGTCGACCATGGCCTGGAAGGGCACGCTGGTGGTGAATGCCGGCAAGGGCTACTTCCCGGGCACCACCGCCAAGGTCGCCGAGGCGGACGACCGCCAGGACGCCGGGGACGCCGGCCACGACGCGGCGCTGGCCGACTGGACCTATGCCGCCACCGCCGCCCATGCGGCGAGCGACGCGGCCCGCTCGGCCGGCGCCGACCACGCCGGTTATGCGACGGCCGAGTATGCGACGGCGCATGAGGCCGCCGGCCACGACTGGCACGACGGCCCGGCCGGCCACGGGCAGCACCTGCTGCACGGCGCCGACGCGCTGGCCGCCTGATCCCGGCGAAGCCCGGCCCGGCGGCCGGGAGGACGGGCCGGCGGGGCAAAGGGGTGGAACGCCGCAATGGCCGACTTCCCCCCTTCCCGCGGACGGGAACATGCTATAGTCGGGATCGCGCCGCATCGCCGGCGCGGTCCCGTCCCGCTGCCCCGAAGCTCCCCGAACCCCCATGTTCATGGTCGATGAAGAGACGGCTGCCGCGATCCAGAACGCCTTCTGCGAAAAGGGCGAGTGGGCGGCCGTGGTCGAACTGCGCCAGCACTTCAAGATCAGCGACAATGCCGAGGCGCTGAAGGCGGTCCGCGTGATCGCCGGCTGGCGCAAGCCGCGGATGCAGGCCGATCTGACCTCCGGCGGATAGGCCCCCTCCCAAGGCCGGTCCCGGTGCCGGCGGCGATGGGCTTCGGTCCTATGCCGGGAAGGCGCCGCATGCCGGCCTTCCGGCAGAGCGGGGGACGGGGCCTGGGCTTGCGGCGATGTGACTTTTGCCGGTCTTGCGGCCGGCGGCCACGGCCGGTACCGTGTCCGCACGCCCGACAGACACGACCGGCAGCGACAGCGCAGGATTTGCCCCGATGCCCCCCTTGAACCGGGAGCCGTCGGGCACTAGCTGCTGAGGCGGCCCGCGCGGGCGTTCGACAGCAACCCCGACAACCGACAGCGAGACGACCGATGAACGACCTGCCCCACCGGCAGACGTGGCGCTGCCGCGTTGCCGAACTGCTTCAGGACCCGATCGCCCAGGCGCTGCTGCGCCGCGACCGGCTGACCGACGCCGCGGTGCTGGCCCAGCTTTCGCCCATCGCCGACCATCTGCGCGGCGCCGGGTCCCTCAGAGCTTCAGCCCCGCAACACCATCCAGATTGACGCCGTCCAGCAGGGCGCGGCGCTCCACCTTGGCGCCGAACAGCTTGGCGCCGCTGAGGTCCGCCTTGCCGAGGTCGCAGCCGATCAGGGTGGCGAAGGAGAGGTCGGCCCCCGACAGGTTCGCGGTGCGCAGGCAGGCCCCCGACAGGTCGGCATAGCGCAGCCGCGCGCCGGACAGGTCCGCGCAGCGCGACCGCTGCTCGTCGAACACCAGCGAGCGGAGGTTGACGTTGCGCAGGTCGGCGTTGTTCAGCTTCGCCCGCTTCAGGTTCACGCCGCGCAGGTCGCCGCCGGCCAGCGTCGCCCCGCGGAAATCGGCGTTGTCCAGGGTCGCCGCCTGCAACTGCACCCCCGACAGGTCGAGCCCGTAGAAGGTCCCGCCCGACGCCCGCAGCATGGTGAGGCAGGCATGGGCCAGCGACGGCGCATGGCGCAGGTCGAAACCCGAGAGATCGAGCGCCGTGCCCTGCGCCCCGCCCGACCCCACCCAGGCCATGTGGTCGTGCAGCAGATCCTCCAGCGACCGGCCGAGTTCGGCGATCACCCGGCCGACCGGCTTGTCGGTCAACGCCTCGCTGGTGTCGGCGTCGGTGAGGTCGGTCATGACCATCGAGGTGCCGGTCAGCACCGCCCCGCGCAGGCAGGCGCCCCGCAGGTCGGCGCCCGACAGGTCCGCCCCCTCCAGGTTCGACCCGCTGAAGTTGGCGCCGCGCATGGTGGCGCGCACCAGCTTGCATCCCTTCATCACCGCGTCGGTGAAGTCGGTGTGGATCGCCATGGCGCCGGACAGCCGCGCGTTGGTCAGGTTGGCGCCGGAAAGGTCGGCGCCCGACGCCTCCGACGGGCGGGACTCGATCTGCAGCAGGCGGAGGTTGCCGTCGCGGTCCTTCTCGGCCAGCGAGCCGTCGCGCAGGTCGGCCTCGAACAGGTTGGCGCCGACGAGGACGGCGCCGCGCAGGCAGGCGCCGCGCAGGTCGGTCTTGATCAGGCTGGCGCCCTCCAGGTTCGCCTGGCGCAGATCGGCGGCGAACAGGGCGGCGCAGTCGAGCTTCGCCCCCGACAGGTTGGCGCCGCGCAGCACCGCCCCGGTGAAATCGGCATGGGCGAGGTCGCGGTGCGACAGGTCGAGGTGCGACAGGTCGTGGAAGGACAGGATCGCCCGCGCCCCGCCGATGCGGGCGTTGCGGAACATCTCGTGCCGGCGCACCGCCTGGTCGAGCTGCATCTGGTCGAGACGGATCATGGGTCGTTGCTGGGTCATGGCGCGCCGAACCTGGTCGTTGCGCAACTGTCGCGCGCCGCCGCTTCAGATTTGGTTAAAATGTCACGCGGTCGGTCACGCCGCCGTCTGGCGATGCACGGGGCGGCCGGGCGGCCCGACGGACAGGGCGGCCAGCGCCTCCCGGAGCTGGTCCGGCGGATAGGGCTTGTGCAGCAGCCGGCATCCCGCCGCCGCCGCCTCGCGGATGCGTTCGGCGGCGGTGTCGCCGGTCATGACGATGGCGGGGACCGGGCCGCCGGTCATCTCCGCCACGCGGCGGATCACCTGGACGCCCGTCAGGGAGCCCGGCAGGCGGAAATCGGTCACCACCACGTCCGGCCGCTTGCCGGAGGCGCGCAGCAGGTCCAGCGCCGCTCCGCCGTCGGCCGCCGCCATCACCTGATGCCCCCAGCTCTCCAGCAGCATCGTGACGCCGCTGCGCTGAACCGGATCGTCCTCCACCACCAGGATCAGGCGCGGCGCGGCCGGACCGGCGGCGTCCCCCGCCGTGCCGGCCGACTCCTCGCCCCGCCGTTCCGCGCCCGAGACGGGCACGGTGATGGAGAAGACCGAGCCCTGGCCGTAGCGCGAGCGCACCTCCACCACATGGCCGAGCAGGGCCGCCTTGCGCCGCACCTTGGAGAGGCCGAGGCCGAGGCCGTGGCGGCTGTCGCGCTCCGGATTGCCGAGCTGGACGAAGTCCTCGAAGATCGCGTCGAGATGTTCGGTCGGAATGCCGGAGCCGGTGTCCCACACCTCCACCCGCAGCCACTGGCCACGGCGGCGGCAGCCAAGCACGATGCGGCCCTCGCGGGTGTAGGTCACGGCGTTGCGCAGCAGGTCGCGCAGCATCCGGGTGAACAGCGCGCGGTCGGTGCGCACCGTCGCGTCGCAGGGCAGGACGCGGAACTCCAGCCCCTTCTCCGCCGCCGCCGCGCGGAACTCGGCGCCCACCGTCTCCAGCACCGGGCCGATCGGCACGTCGGCGACCTCCGGCCGGACCACCCCGGCGTCGAGCGTGGCGACCTCCAGCAGGGCGTGCAGCAGGTTCTCGCCGCTGTCCAGCGCCTGCCCCATCTTCTCGCCGATGGAACGGTCGCGCGGGTCGGCCAGCCGCTCCATCAGCAGATGGTGGAACAGCCGCAAGGCCTGGAAGGGCTGGCGCAGGTCGTGGTTGGCAGCGGAGAGGAAGCGTGCCTTGGCCTGGTTCGCCCGTTCCTTCTCGGCCAGCGCCCGCACCAGCTTGTGGTTGAGCGAGCGCAGGTCGGCGGTGCGGTCCGCCACCCGCTGTTCGAGCTGGGCATTGGCGTTGGTCAGCGCGCGGCGGGCCTGCTCCTCCCGCCGCAGGCTGCCGAAGCCGATCCAGGCGATGGCGCCCAGCGCGACGAGGCCGAGGAGGACCAGCCCAAGCCCGCGCTGCAGCCGGGTGTGCCAGGACAGCAGGATCGTCGCATGGGGGACGGCAACCGCCACGGTGACCGGCACGGTGCGCATCTGCTTCAGGCCGACCAGCACCGTGCGGCCCTCCAGAACACGGTCGCGCAGCACCGTCTCCTCTCCCGCAACCAGCGCCGGCAGCGCGCCGAGAGTCGCCGCGCCGGCCCCCGCCAGCCGGCGGCCGTCCTGCCGGAACAGGCCGGCCGTCACGTCCGGCCCCATGCTGAGGTTGCCGGCGACCGACGACAGCGCATCGGGCGGCAGGGCGAGCAGCACCGCCCCCTCCGTCGCTCCGGACGGACCGTGCAGCGGGCGGGCGAGGATGACGGCGGTGCGCCCGTCGACCGGGGCGGTGGTGATGAGGGTGCCCGCTCCGCCCGCCGGAGCGCTGCCCGCCGGGTCGAAGAGCGCCTGCATGTCCGCCGGCGGCAGCGGCGGCGGCGCGCCCGCCAGG encodes the following:
- a CDS encoding pentapeptide repeat-containing protein; translated protein: MTQQRPMIRLDQMQLDQAVRRHEMFRNARIGGARAILSFHDLSHLDLSHRDLAHADFTGAVLRGANLSGAKLDCAALFAADLRQANLEGASLIKTDLRGACLRGAVLVGANLFEADLRDGSLAEKDRDGNLRLLQIESRPSEASGADLSGANLTNARLSGAMAIHTDFTDAVMKGCKLVRATMRGANFSGSNLEGADLSGADLRGACLRGAVLTGTSMVMTDLTDADTSEALTDKPVGRVIAELGRSLEDLLHDHMAWVGSGGAQGTALDLSGFDLRHAPSLAHACLTMLRASGGTFYGLDLSGVQLQAATLDNADFRGATLAGGDLRGVNLKRAKLNNADLRNVNLRSLVFDEQRSRCADLSGARLRYADLSGACLRTANLSGADLSFATLIGCDLGKADLSGAKLFGAKVERRALLDGVNLDGVAGLKL
- a CDS encoding hybrid sensor histidine kinase/response regulator, with translation MSRFPAHALVPTLKTVFAAGTILLGLLGVGAWGVMSLLDRFDTLHRAEQRVGEAARLLGGHVETVLEGASTTLLRLAILTEQERGIGILERPSVKAILAAGEFGVLSAVDPQGRPLAGAPPPLPPADMQALFDPAGSAPAGGAGTLITTAPVDGRTAVILARPLHGPSGATEGAVLLALPPDALSSVAGNLSMGPDVTAGLFRQDGRRLAGAGAATLGALPALVAGEETVLRDRVLEGRTVLVGLKQMRTVPVTVAVAVPHATILLSWHTRLQRGLGLVLLGLVALGAIAWIGFGSLRREEQARRALTNANAQLEQRVADRTADLRSLNHKLVRALAEKERANQAKARFLSAANHDLRQPFQALRLFHHLLMERLADPRDRSIGEKMGQALDSGENLLHALLEVATLDAGVVRPEVADVPIGPVLETVGAEFRAAAAEKGLEFRVLPCDATVRTDRALFTRMLRDLLRNAVTYTREGRIVLGCRRRGQWLRVEVWDTGSGIPTEHLDAIFEDFVQLGNPERDSRHGLGLGLSKVRRKAALLGHVVEVRSRYGQGSVFSITVPVSGAERRGEESAGTAGDAAGPAAPRLILVVEDDPVQRSGVTMLLESWGHQVMAAADGGAALDLLRASGKRPDVVVTDFRLPGSLTGVQVIRRVAEMTGGPVPAIVMTGDTAAERIREAAAAGCRLLHKPYPPDQLREALAALSVGPPGRPVHRQTAA